In Lates calcarifer isolate ASB-BC8 linkage group LG4, TLL_Latcal_v3, whole genome shotgun sequence, a genomic segment contains:
- the LOC108884949 gene encoding cadherin-7 isoform X4, whose translation MVGQMGGLSGTTSVTVTLTDVNDNPPRFPRKSYQFSVPESVLVSAVVAKIKALDLDVGPNAEMDYRILDGDGLGTFRILTDPNTQEGLVILHKTLDFETKSSYTLRVEASNRYVDTRFLSVGLFSDVATVHLLVENVDEPPVFSSSVSRMVISEAAAVGTDVGSVSAKDPDTTNSPVRYSIDRRSDVDRYFTIDSHSGLIRTDRPLDREIVTLHNITVVATESLDPSQVGKAVVLVSVTDINDNAPSFAIEYQTFVCENTKPGQVIETLSAVDRDEPENGHHFLFSLTTEAAGNLNFTLRDNKDNTASILTLRGGFLQWDWPVHLLPVVISDGGSPSLSSTNTLSVTVCDCDLDGHRRSCSKGASQLLVVGLSTAATAAVLTCILTLLGVVMVTLAIRHRRREPLMVDDERDVRENIVCYDDEGGGEEDTEAFDMFALRHLNQTNQTCRDPDLHPPGLPRTPESRTDKNQLFQEFIRDRLQEADLDLTLPPYDSLETYAFEGSGSAAESLSSLNSLDSLKLLESEQNYDFLREWGPRFKKLADLYEHQEGGGVTS comes from the exons ATGGTTGGTCAGATGGGAGGTCTGTCAGGGACCACCTCTGTTACCGTGACGCTGACTGACGTCAACGACAACCCGCCTCGCTTCCCCCGCA AGAGTTACCAGTTCAGTGTTCCAGAGTCTGTACTGGTGTCGGCTGTGGTCGCTAAGATCAAAGCTCTGGATCTGGATGTTGGTCCAAACGCTGAGATGGACTACAGGATCCTGGACGGAGATGGACTGGGAACCTTCAGGATCCTCACTGatccaaacacacaggaagGACTGGTCATTCTGCACAAG aCTCTGGACTTTGAGACCAAGTCCAGCTACACTTTGCGGGTCGAGGCATCCAATCGTTACGTTGACACTCGTTTCCTGTCGGTGGGTCTGTTCAGTGATGTGGCGACGGTTCATCTGCTAGTGGAGAATGTGGATGAGCCTCcggtcttctcctcctctgtcagtcGGATGGTGATCTCTGAGGCGGCTGCAGTGGGAACTGATGTGGGATCAGTTTCAGCTAAGGACCCTGACACCACCAACAGTCCAGTCAG GTACTCTATAGACCGGAGGTCTGATGTGGACCGGTACTTTACCATCGACAGTCATTCAGGTCTGATCAGAACAGACCGACCTCTGGACAGAGAGATTGTCACTCTGCACAACATCACCGTTGTTGCCACAGAGAGCC tggATCCTTCTCAGGTGGGGAAAGCTGTGGTTCTGGTGTCTGTGACGGACATTAATGACAACGCTCCGAGCTTTGCTATTGAGTACCAAACGTTTGTCTGTGAGAACACCAAACCTGGACAG gtCATTGAGACCCTCAGTGCTGTGGACCGAGATGAACCAGAGAACggacatcacttcctgttctctctgACCACCGAGGCTGCTGGGAACCTCAACTTCACCCTGAGAGACAACAAAG aCAACACAGCGTCCATCCTGACTCTGCGTGGTGGTTTCCTGCAGTGGGATTGGCCGGTTCACCTCCTGCCAGTGGTGATTTCAGACGGCGGCAGCCCATCTCTCAGTAGCACCAACACATTGTCTGTCACCGTCTGCGACTGTGATCTAGATGGACACAGACGCTCCTGCAGCAAGGGGGCGTCGCAGTTGCTGGTGGTCGGACTGAGCACTGCTGCCACCGCTGCCGTCCTCACCTGCATCCTTACACTGCTGG GTGTTGTCATGGTAACGCTCGCCATCAGACACCGGAGGAGGGAGCCTCTGATGGTGGACGATGAACGAGACGTTCGTGAGAACATTGTCTGTTATGATGATGAAGGTGGAGGTGAGGAAGACACTGAGGCCTTTGACATGTTCGCTCTGAGACACCTgaaccaaacaaaccaaacctgCCGAGACCCAGACCTGCACCCACCTGGACTCCCCAGAACTCCAGAGTCCAGGACGGACAAAAACCAGCTGTTCCAGGAGTTCATCAGGGACAGACTGCAGGAGGCAGACCTGGACCTGACGTTGCCCCCCTACGACTCTCTGGAAACCTACGCCTTTGAAGGCAGCGGGTCAGCCGCTGAGTCGCTCAGCTCGTTAAACTCGTTAGACTCATTAAAGTTGTTGGAGTCTGAGCAGAACTATGACTTTCTGAGAGAGTGGGGGCCTAGGTTCAAGAAGCTCGCAGACCTCTATGAACAccaagagggaggaggggtcaCCTCGTAG
- the LOC108884949 gene encoding cadherin-7 isoform X1 has protein sequence MECLCVLSMLSSFVLLLWEESGCEAMTLNSVLLPQLSGEGLGGGTARGGVVSQQRRGRRRRSWVWNQFFVLEEYTGDELLYVGKLHSDVDKGDGQVRYVLNGEGAMSIFTIDENTGDIHATKRLDREQQAYYTLRAQARDRNTNLLVEPESQFIIKVQDINDNEPKFLDGPYAARVSEQSPVGTSVVTVVATDADDPTYGNSARLVYSILQGQPYFSVEPTTGVVRTALPDLDRELQDRYLLVVQAKDMVGQMGGLSGTTSVTVTLTDVNDNPPRFPRKSYQFSVPESVLVSAVVAKIKALDLDVGPNAEMDYRILDGDGLGTFRILTDPNTQEGLVILHKTLDFETKSSYTLRVEASNRYVDTRFLSVGLFSDVATVHLLVENVDEPPVFSSSVSRMVISEAAAVGTDVGSVSAKDPDTTNSPVRYSIDRRSDVDRYFTIDSHSGLIRTDRPLDREIVTLHNITVVATESLDPSQVGKAVVLVSVTDINDNAPSFAIEYQTFVCENTKPGQVIETLSAVDRDEPENGHHFLFSLTTEAAGNLNFTLRDNKDNTASILTLRGGFLQWDWPVHLLPVVISDGGSPSLSSTNTLSVTVCDCDLDGHRRSCSKGASQLLVVGLSTAATAAVLTCILTLLGVVMVTLAIRHRRREPLMVDDERDVRENIVCYDDEGGGEEDTEAFDMFALRHLNQTNQTCRDPDLHPPGLPRTPESRTDKNQLFQEFIRDRLQEADLDLTLPPYDSLETYAFEGSGSAAESLSSLNSLDSLKLLESEQNYDFLREWGPRFKKLADLYEHQEGGGVTS, from the exons ATGGAGTGTCTCTGTGTTCTGAGCATGCTCAGTTCCTTTGTCCTATTGTTGTGGGAGGAGTCAGGTTGTGAGGCGATGACGCTGAACTCCGTCCTCCTCCCTCAATTGTCAGGAGAAGGATTAGGAGGAGGAACAGCGAGAGGTGGTGTCGTCTCccagcagaggagggggaggaggaggaggagctgggtgTGGAACCAGTTTTTCGTCTTGGAGGAGTACACCGGAGACGAGCTGCTGTATGTGGGCAAG ctccactctGATGTGGATAAAGGTGATGGGCAGGTGAGGTACGTCTTGAATGGTGAAGGAGCAATGTCCATCTTCACCATTGATGAGAACACAGGAGACATCCATGCCACCAAGAGGCTGGACAGGGAACAGCAGGCATACTACACCCTGAGAGCTCAGGCTCGAGACCGAAACACCAACCTACTGGTTGAACCGGAGTCCCAGTTCATCATCAAAGTCCAGGACATCAACGACAACGAACCCAAGTTCCTGGATGGACCATACGCAGCCAGAGTGTCTGAGCAGTCTCCTGTAG GTACATCGGTGGTGACAGTAGTGGCGACAGATGCTGATGATCCGACTTATGGAAACTCTGCCAGACTGGTTTACAGCATCCTGCAGGGTCAGCCATATTTCTCTGTGGAGCCCACAACAG GTGTGGTGCGGACAGCTCTACCAGATCTGGATCGGGAGCTGCAGGACCGGTACCTGTTGGTTGTCCAGGCCAAAGACATGGTTGGTCAGATGGGAGGTCTGTCAGGGACCACCTCTGTTACCGTGACGCTGACTGACGTCAACGACAACCCGCCTCGCTTCCCCCGCA AGAGTTACCAGTTCAGTGTTCCAGAGTCTGTACTGGTGTCGGCTGTGGTCGCTAAGATCAAAGCTCTGGATCTGGATGTTGGTCCAAACGCTGAGATGGACTACAGGATCCTGGACGGAGATGGACTGGGAACCTTCAGGATCCTCACTGatccaaacacacaggaagGACTGGTCATTCTGCACAAG aCTCTGGACTTTGAGACCAAGTCCAGCTACACTTTGCGGGTCGAGGCATCCAATCGTTACGTTGACACTCGTTTCCTGTCGGTGGGTCTGTTCAGTGATGTGGCGACGGTTCATCTGCTAGTGGAGAATGTGGATGAGCCTCcggtcttctcctcctctgtcagtcGGATGGTGATCTCTGAGGCGGCTGCAGTGGGAACTGATGTGGGATCAGTTTCAGCTAAGGACCCTGACACCACCAACAGTCCAGTCAG GTACTCTATAGACCGGAGGTCTGATGTGGACCGGTACTTTACCATCGACAGTCATTCAGGTCTGATCAGAACAGACCGACCTCTGGACAGAGAGATTGTCACTCTGCACAACATCACCGTTGTTGCCACAGAGAGCC tggATCCTTCTCAGGTGGGGAAAGCTGTGGTTCTGGTGTCTGTGACGGACATTAATGACAACGCTCCGAGCTTTGCTATTGAGTACCAAACGTTTGTCTGTGAGAACACCAAACCTGGACAG gtCATTGAGACCCTCAGTGCTGTGGACCGAGATGAACCAGAGAACggacatcacttcctgttctctctgACCACCGAGGCTGCTGGGAACCTCAACTTCACCCTGAGAGACAACAAAG aCAACACAGCGTCCATCCTGACTCTGCGTGGTGGTTTCCTGCAGTGGGATTGGCCGGTTCACCTCCTGCCAGTGGTGATTTCAGACGGCGGCAGCCCATCTCTCAGTAGCACCAACACATTGTCTGTCACCGTCTGCGACTGTGATCTAGATGGACACAGACGCTCCTGCAGCAAGGGGGCGTCGCAGTTGCTGGTGGTCGGACTGAGCACTGCTGCCACCGCTGCCGTCCTCACCTGCATCCTTACACTGCTGG GTGTTGTCATGGTAACGCTCGCCATCAGACACCGGAGGAGGGAGCCTCTGATGGTGGACGATGAACGAGACGTTCGTGAGAACATTGTCTGTTATGATGATGAAGGTGGAGGTGAGGAAGACACTGAGGCCTTTGACATGTTCGCTCTGAGACACCTgaaccaaacaaaccaaacctgCCGAGACCCAGACCTGCACCCACCTGGACTCCCCAGAACTCCAGAGTCCAGGACGGACAAAAACCAGCTGTTCCAGGAGTTCATCAGGGACAGACTGCAGGAGGCAGACCTGGACCTGACGTTGCCCCCCTACGACTCTCTGGAAACCTACGCCTTTGAAGGCAGCGGGTCAGCCGCTGAGTCGCTCAGCTCGTTAAACTCGTTAGACTCATTAAAGTTGTTGGAGTCTGAGCAGAACTATGACTTTCTGAGAGAGTGGGGGCCTAGGTTCAAGAAGCTCGCAGACCTCTATGAACAccaagagggaggaggggtcaCCTCGTAG
- the LOC108884949 gene encoding cadherin-7 isoform X2, with product MSIFTIDENTGDIHATKRLDREQQAYYTLRAQARDRNTNLLVEPESQFIIKVQDINDNEPKFLDGPYAARVSEQSPVGTSVVTVVATDADDPTYGNSARLVYSILQGQPYFSVEPTTGVVRTALPDLDRELQDRYLLVVQAKDMVGQMGGLSGTTSVTVTLTDVNDNPPRFPRKSYQFSVPESVLVSAVVAKIKALDLDVGPNAEMDYRILDGDGLGTFRILTDPNTQEGLVILHKTLDFETKSSYTLRVEASNRYVDTRFLSVGLFSDVATVHLLVENVDEPPVFSSSVSRMVISEAAAVGTDVGSVSAKDPDTTNSPVRYSIDRRSDVDRYFTIDSHSGLIRTDRPLDREIVTLHNITVVATESLDPSQVGKAVVLVSVTDINDNAPSFAIEYQTFVCENTKPGQVIETLSAVDRDEPENGHHFLFSLTTEAAGNLNFTLRDNKDNTASILTLRGGFLQWDWPVHLLPVVISDGGSPSLSSTNTLSVTVCDCDLDGHRRSCSKGASQLLVVGLSTAATAAVLTCILTLLGVVMVTLAIRHRRREPLMVDDERDVRENIVCYDDEGGGEEDTEAFDMFALRHLNQTNQTCRDPDLHPPGLPRTPESRTDKNQLFQEFIRDRLQEADLDLTLPPYDSLETYAFEGSGSAAESLSSLNSLDSLKLLESEQNYDFLREWGPRFKKLADLYEHQEGGGVTS from the exons ATGTCCATCTTCACCATTGATGAGAACACAGGAGACATCCATGCCACCAAGAGGCTGGACAGGGAACAGCAGGCATACTACACCCTGAGAGCTCAGGCTCGAGACCGAAACACCAACCTACTGGTTGAACCGGAGTCCCAGTTCATCATCAAAGTCCAGGACATCAACGACAACGAACCCAAGTTCCTGGATGGACCATACGCAGCCAGAGTGTCTGAGCAGTCTCCTGTAG GTACATCGGTGGTGACAGTAGTGGCGACAGATGCTGATGATCCGACTTATGGAAACTCTGCCAGACTGGTTTACAGCATCCTGCAGGGTCAGCCATATTTCTCTGTGGAGCCCACAACAG GTGTGGTGCGGACAGCTCTACCAGATCTGGATCGGGAGCTGCAGGACCGGTACCTGTTGGTTGTCCAGGCCAAAGACATGGTTGGTCAGATGGGAGGTCTGTCAGGGACCACCTCTGTTACCGTGACGCTGACTGACGTCAACGACAACCCGCCTCGCTTCCCCCGCA AGAGTTACCAGTTCAGTGTTCCAGAGTCTGTACTGGTGTCGGCTGTGGTCGCTAAGATCAAAGCTCTGGATCTGGATGTTGGTCCAAACGCTGAGATGGACTACAGGATCCTGGACGGAGATGGACTGGGAACCTTCAGGATCCTCACTGatccaaacacacaggaagGACTGGTCATTCTGCACAAG aCTCTGGACTTTGAGACCAAGTCCAGCTACACTTTGCGGGTCGAGGCATCCAATCGTTACGTTGACACTCGTTTCCTGTCGGTGGGTCTGTTCAGTGATGTGGCGACGGTTCATCTGCTAGTGGAGAATGTGGATGAGCCTCcggtcttctcctcctctgtcagtcGGATGGTGATCTCTGAGGCGGCTGCAGTGGGAACTGATGTGGGATCAGTTTCAGCTAAGGACCCTGACACCACCAACAGTCCAGTCAG GTACTCTATAGACCGGAGGTCTGATGTGGACCGGTACTTTACCATCGACAGTCATTCAGGTCTGATCAGAACAGACCGACCTCTGGACAGAGAGATTGTCACTCTGCACAACATCACCGTTGTTGCCACAGAGAGCC tggATCCTTCTCAGGTGGGGAAAGCTGTGGTTCTGGTGTCTGTGACGGACATTAATGACAACGCTCCGAGCTTTGCTATTGAGTACCAAACGTTTGTCTGTGAGAACACCAAACCTGGACAG gtCATTGAGACCCTCAGTGCTGTGGACCGAGATGAACCAGAGAACggacatcacttcctgttctctctgACCACCGAGGCTGCTGGGAACCTCAACTTCACCCTGAGAGACAACAAAG aCAACACAGCGTCCATCCTGACTCTGCGTGGTGGTTTCCTGCAGTGGGATTGGCCGGTTCACCTCCTGCCAGTGGTGATTTCAGACGGCGGCAGCCCATCTCTCAGTAGCACCAACACATTGTCTGTCACCGTCTGCGACTGTGATCTAGATGGACACAGACGCTCCTGCAGCAAGGGGGCGTCGCAGTTGCTGGTGGTCGGACTGAGCACTGCTGCCACCGCTGCCGTCCTCACCTGCATCCTTACACTGCTGG GTGTTGTCATGGTAACGCTCGCCATCAGACACCGGAGGAGGGAGCCTCTGATGGTGGACGATGAACGAGACGTTCGTGAGAACATTGTCTGTTATGATGATGAAGGTGGAGGTGAGGAAGACACTGAGGCCTTTGACATGTTCGCTCTGAGACACCTgaaccaaacaaaccaaacctgCCGAGACCCAGACCTGCACCCACCTGGACTCCCCAGAACTCCAGAGTCCAGGACGGACAAAAACCAGCTGTTCCAGGAGTTCATCAGGGACAGACTGCAGGAGGCAGACCTGGACCTGACGTTGCCCCCCTACGACTCTCTGGAAACCTACGCCTTTGAAGGCAGCGGGTCAGCCGCTGAGTCGCTCAGCTCGTTAAACTCGTTAGACTCATTAAAGTTGTTGGAGTCTGAGCAGAACTATGACTTTCTGAGAGAGTGGGGGCCTAGGTTCAAGAAGCTCGCAGACCTCTATGAACAccaagagggaggaggggtcaCCTCGTAG
- the LOC108884949 gene encoding cadherin-7 isoform X3, with amino-acid sequence MECLCVLSMLSSFVLLLWEESGCEAMTLNSVLLPQLSGEGLGGGTARGGVVSQQRRGRRRRSWVWNQFFVLEEYTGDELLYVGKLHSDVDKGDGQVRYVLNGEGAMSIFTIDENTGDIHATKRLDREQQAYYTLRAQARDRNTNLLVEPESQFIIKVQDINDNEPKFLDGPYAARVSEQSPVGTSVVTVVATDADDPTYGNSARLVYSILQGQPYFSVEPTTGVVRTALPDLDRELQDRYLLVVQAKDMVGQMGGLSGTTSVTVTLTDVNDNPPRFPRKSYQFSVPESVLVSAVVAKIKALDLDVGPNAEMDYRILDGDGLGTFRILTDPNTQEGLVILHKTLDFETKSSYTLRVEASNRYVDTRFLSVGLFSDVATVHLLVENVDEPPVFSSSVSRMVISEAAAVGTDVGSVSAKDPDTTNSPVRYSIDRRSDVDRYFTIDSHSGLIRTDRPLDREIVTLHNITVVATESLDPSQVGKAVVLVSVTDINDNAPSFAIEYQTFVCENTKPGQVIETLSAVDRDEPENGHHFLFSLTTEAAGNLNFTLRDNKGAVHLKRQHSVHPDSAWWFPAVGLAGSPPASGDFRRRQPISQ; translated from the exons ATGGAGTGTCTCTGTGTTCTGAGCATGCTCAGTTCCTTTGTCCTATTGTTGTGGGAGGAGTCAGGTTGTGAGGCGATGACGCTGAACTCCGTCCTCCTCCCTCAATTGTCAGGAGAAGGATTAGGAGGAGGAACAGCGAGAGGTGGTGTCGTCTCccagcagaggagggggaggaggaggaggagctgggtgTGGAACCAGTTTTTCGTCTTGGAGGAGTACACCGGAGACGAGCTGCTGTATGTGGGCAAG ctccactctGATGTGGATAAAGGTGATGGGCAGGTGAGGTACGTCTTGAATGGTGAAGGAGCAATGTCCATCTTCACCATTGATGAGAACACAGGAGACATCCATGCCACCAAGAGGCTGGACAGGGAACAGCAGGCATACTACACCCTGAGAGCTCAGGCTCGAGACCGAAACACCAACCTACTGGTTGAACCGGAGTCCCAGTTCATCATCAAAGTCCAGGACATCAACGACAACGAACCCAAGTTCCTGGATGGACCATACGCAGCCAGAGTGTCTGAGCAGTCTCCTGTAG GTACATCGGTGGTGACAGTAGTGGCGACAGATGCTGATGATCCGACTTATGGAAACTCTGCCAGACTGGTTTACAGCATCCTGCAGGGTCAGCCATATTTCTCTGTGGAGCCCACAACAG GTGTGGTGCGGACAGCTCTACCAGATCTGGATCGGGAGCTGCAGGACCGGTACCTGTTGGTTGTCCAGGCCAAAGACATGGTTGGTCAGATGGGAGGTCTGTCAGGGACCACCTCTGTTACCGTGACGCTGACTGACGTCAACGACAACCCGCCTCGCTTCCCCCGCA AGAGTTACCAGTTCAGTGTTCCAGAGTCTGTACTGGTGTCGGCTGTGGTCGCTAAGATCAAAGCTCTGGATCTGGATGTTGGTCCAAACGCTGAGATGGACTACAGGATCCTGGACGGAGATGGACTGGGAACCTTCAGGATCCTCACTGatccaaacacacaggaagGACTGGTCATTCTGCACAAG aCTCTGGACTTTGAGACCAAGTCCAGCTACACTTTGCGGGTCGAGGCATCCAATCGTTACGTTGACACTCGTTTCCTGTCGGTGGGTCTGTTCAGTGATGTGGCGACGGTTCATCTGCTAGTGGAGAATGTGGATGAGCCTCcggtcttctcctcctctgtcagtcGGATGGTGATCTCTGAGGCGGCTGCAGTGGGAACTGATGTGGGATCAGTTTCAGCTAAGGACCCTGACACCACCAACAGTCCAGTCAG GTACTCTATAGACCGGAGGTCTGATGTGGACCGGTACTTTACCATCGACAGTCATTCAGGTCTGATCAGAACAGACCGACCTCTGGACAGAGAGATTGTCACTCTGCACAACATCACCGTTGTTGCCACAGAGAGCC tggATCCTTCTCAGGTGGGGAAAGCTGTGGTTCTGGTGTCTGTGACGGACATTAATGACAACGCTCCGAGCTTTGCTATTGAGTACCAAACGTTTGTCTGTGAGAACACCAAACCTGGACAG gtCATTGAGACCCTCAGTGCTGTGGACCGAGATGAACCAGAGAACggacatcacttcctgttctctctgACCACCGAGGCTGCTGGGAACCTCAACTTCACCCTGAGAGACAACAAAGGTGCAGTCCACCTTAAAAG aCAACACAGCGTCCATCCTGACTCTGCGTGGTGGTTTCCTGCAGTGGGATTGGCCGGTTCACCTCCTGCCAGTGGTGATTTCAGACGGCGGCAGCCCATCTCTCAGTAG
- the impa1 gene encoding inositol monophosphatase 1 gives MADIWQSAMDHAVAIARKAGEVVREALRDDRKVMTKSSSVDLVTQTDQRVEQLIIQSVKEKFPTHKFIGEESVAAGEACDLTDSPTWIIDPIDGTTNFVHSFPFVAVSIGFSVNNQTEFGVVYSCLEDKMFTARRGKGAFCNGEPLQVSDQEDIKQSIIATEFGSNRDPEAVDKIFSSLRNILCIPVHGVRSAGTAAINMCLVASGCVEAYYEIGIHVWDVAAGSLIVSEAGGVLMDVEGGEVDLMSRRIVAANSRTIAERIVKEIESFSLPRDDAPTKH, from the exons ATGGCCGACATCTGGCAAAGCGCCATGGATCACGCTGTGGCCATCGCACGAAAAGCTGGAGAG GTGGTACGTGAAGCTCTGCGTGATGACAGGAAGGTGATGACAAAGAGCTCGTCGGTCGACTTGGTGACACAAACCGATCAGAGGGTGGAGCAACTCATCATCCAATCAGTGAAGGAGAAATTCCCCACACACAA gttcATAGGGGAAGAGTCAGTGGCTGCAGGTGAAGCGTGTGACCTCACAGACTCTCCCACCTGGATCATCGACCCCATCGATGGGACCACCAACTTTGTTCACTC ATTTCCTTTTGTTGCTGTTTCCATTGGGTTCTCTGTCAACAACCAG ACCGAGTTCGGTGTGGTCTACAGTTGTCTAGAAGACAAGATGTTCACAGCGAGGAGGGGGAAGGGAGCGTTCTGTAATGGAGAGCCACTGCAGGTTTCTGATCAGGAAG ACATCAAACAGTCAATCATCGCCACAGAGTTTGGATCCAACAGAGACCCTGAAGCTGTGGATAAAATCTTCTCCAGTCTGAGGAACATCCTCTGCATCCCTGTGCACGG tgtgcgCAGTGCTGGAACTGCAGCAATCAACATGTGTCTGGTTGCATCTGGTTGTGTTGAAGCTTATTATGAGATTGGGATCCATGTTTGGGACGTGGCTGCTGGCTCGCTGATCGTCTCCGAGGCTGGAGGAGTCCTGATGGATGTGGAGG GAGGAGAGGTGGACCTGATGTCCCGGAGGATCGTCGCTGCCAACAGCAGAACCATCGCTGAGAGGATCGTCAAAGAAATCGAGTCCTTCAGTCTGCCCAGAGACGATGCTCCgacaaaacactga
- the LOC108884960 gene encoding inositol monophosphatase 1 translates to MADWTDCLNFGISVAKQASEIVLSAFQQQKEVKLKSSPADLVTETDQRVEKILISAIRTKYPLHRFIGEESVATGECLEWTDSPTWIIDPIDGTVNFVHRFPFVAISIAFTVNKQTEFGIVYSCVEDKLFYAQRGRGAFLNGERLHASRQEDISRCVVVTEIGAERDDLALSTMTSNIFRLLKLPVHGVRALGTAAVDMCQVATGGADAYYHIGMHCWDIAASAIIVQEAGGVVMDTDGSEFDMMSRRVIAASSAEVARRIAQVIQAFPCRRDDEDPHRCVCGGVNGV, encoded by the exons atGGCCGACTGGACCGATTGTCTGAACTTTGGCATCTCTGTCGCCAAACAGGCCAGTGAG ATCGTCCTGTCGGCGTTTCAGCAGCAGAAGGAAGTGAAGCTGAAGAGTTCTCCGGCTGATCTGGTGACGGAGACTGATCAGAGAGTTGAGAAGATCCTGATCTCTGCCATCAGGACCAAATACCCACTGCACAG GTTCATTGGGGAGGAGTCAGTAGCTACAGGTGAGTGTCTGGAGTGGACTGACTCTCCCACCTGGATCATTGACCCCATTGATGGGACCGTTAACTTTGTCCACAG GTTTCCATTTGTGGCCATCTCCATCGCCTTCACTGTCAACAAACAG acgGAGTTTGGGATTGTGTACAGCTGTGTAGAGGACAAACTTTTCTATgctcagagaggaagaggagcgtTTCTGAACGGAGAACGGCTGCATGCCTCAAGACAGGAAG ACATCAGCAGGTGTGTGGTGGTGACGGAGATCGGGGCAGAGCGTGATGACCTCGCTCTGTCCACCATGACCTCCAACATCTTCAGACTCCTGAAACTACCTGTTCATGG tgttCGTGCATTGGGCACGGCAGCGGTCGACATGTGTCAGGTGGCGACAGGTGGAGCAGATGCCTACTATCACATCGGGATGCACTGCTGGGACATCGCTGCGTCCGCCATCATCGTCCAGGAGGCCGGAGGCGTCGTCATGGATACGGACG GCTCAGAATTCGACATGATGTCCAGGAGAGTCATCGCTGCCAGCTCCGCAGAAGTGGCTCGTCGCATCGCGCAGGTGATCCAGGCGTTCCCCTGTCGCCGTGATGATGAGGATCCCCACAGGTGTGTCTGTGGAGGTGTCAATGGCGTGTAG